From Microbacterium sp. LWH7-1.2:
GACCTGCTGCAGCGAGAGTGCCTGGTAGTACACCGCGGTCTCGTCCAGCTGCCCGTCGAAGTAGCGGTTCACGAGCGTGTTGCCCGCGGACGGGTAGCCGTTGAGACTGTCACCGCCGACGTGCCACGTGCCCGTGTACGTGCCGCTGCCGGTCGTGGCGTTCTGCGCCTGCAGCACCCCGTCGACGTACAGGCGCATGCCGCCGGCACCCTGCGTGCCGACCACGTGATGCCACTGCCCGTCGTTGAACGGCGTCAGGCTGCGCAGCGTCGTCGTGCCGAAGCCGGCGCGTACGCCGAAGCGGAGGAAACCGGTCCCGTTCTCCATGTACACGACGCGGTCGACGGTCCCGCTGGTGCGGTCCGTTCCGTTGTCCGAGCGGGGACGCCCGTTCGAGGATCCGTAGTTCGCGAGCGCTCCGCCGGTGGTGGAGGTCGTGCGGAACCAGGTCTCGACCGAGTACACGGTGGGCCCGGGCGCGATGACGTCGTTCCAGATGTACTGCGGCAGGCCGCTCGCCTGCGTGTCGGTGAAGGTCGCGCTCCGACTTGCGTCGTTCGGGATCGCACCGGCCGCATTGCGGTCGACGCCGTTCTGCGCCAGACCGTTGAGGCCCACGACCGTCTGACCGGCGCTGTCGATGATCCACTGCGCGTTCGTGGTGTCGTCGTAGCGGTAGTAGAGCCGCGGCTGATCCGCGATGACGGTCGAGGCATAGACCGATCCCGTCGCCGAAGCTGTGGCCGTCACGGTCCCGGTCAGCGCGCTCTGGTTGTTCGCCCGGTCGATCGCCCGCACGCGATACGAGTAGCTCGTACCGGGTGAGACGTTCGTGTCGACGAACGTCGCCTGGTGGCGGTACCAGTGCTTCGACTGCGCGACGCCGGTCCAGACCGGGGTGGTGGTGTTGGTCCCCCGGTAGACCGCGTAGGTGATGTCGGAGTCATCCGGATCGTAGACGCCCCGGATGTTGACCTGGATCGCATTCGGCGTGATGGCGCGTGCCGCAACTGTCGGCACGGGCGGGGCGCCCGTGTCGGTGGGGCTGAAGCGCGTGAGGCCCTGCTGACTGGCGCCGTTGACGCGGGTGAACTCGCCACCGACCCACAGATACGGCGTGCCGTTCGTCCCGGGTCCGATCGCGAGCGTGCGCGGGCCGATGCCTTCGCCCGTGCCGTCGTTCAGCTCTGGGAGCCAGCCGATGTGCAACTGGGTGGGATCAGCGGCGTGGGTCACGGACAGGAACGTGCGCCGGCCGTCCGGGAACATCCCCATCGCGCCGCAGTCGTGGTGGTGGTGCGCCTCGAACAGCAGCCCCTGGTAGGGCAGGATCGCCTGGAAGGCACCGGCGCAGTTGTCGCGCCAGGCTTGGCTGTAATCGGACCAGTTGTACGCGAGCGCGCCGTCGAATCCAGCGAAGCCTTCTTGCGCCACGAAGAACCGCGTGCCGTCGGAGCTGATCATCTTGGTGCGCGACGTGTTCCCGACGGTGTTCGCGGGCCACGTGCGCAGCACCGCCCCGGTCGTCGAGTCCACGACCGCGAAGCTGTGGGATGCCGATCCGTTGATGTCGAACCAGTCACCGCCGATCGCCAGCCGGGTGCCGTCCGGGGACAGCTGGAGCGCATCGCCGCGGGCATTCTTGCCGGGCACGACGGTGGTGCTGTAGAGCTCCTCTGTCGCTCCGGATGCGTTGGCGACGAACGCTGTCTGCAGGGCGCCTGCGCGATTGACCTTCGCGAAGCTTCGCCTGGTCTGTCCGGCGACGGTCTGGAACACCCCGCCGAAGTAGACGGAGTCGTTCGAGGGCTCGATCTCGAGCACATAGTTGGAGATGCCGCTCACACGGAACGGCGTGACAGTGCAGGTCGCGACATTGATCTCGGCGAGCCGGCTCACCGCGACGCCGCCGACGCTCGTGAACTGTCCGCCGACGAAGACCGTGTTGCCGTCGGGTGCCGCCTTCACGGCGTACACCGCCGCGGTGCCGCCGCTGAAGGCGACCGGCAGCTGGCACGCGTCCGGCTCACCCGTCGCGGCGTTGAGGATGGCGAGGCTCGTCAGATTTCGCGCCGATCCCGACTGCCCTGCGCCGGGCCGGATCTGACTGAAGGTTCCGCCGACGACGGCCCTGCCGCGGGAGACGGCGACCTGCCAGACGACGCCGTTGGTCTGCCACGTGGGTAGCGCGTCGGCGCTGAACGGCAGATCAGGCGAGAGGGCTTCCGCCTCTTCCGCCGGTGGAAGAGCGATCATTCCGATGGCGAGCGCCGCAACAGCGGCGACGCTCGCGAAAAAGCGAGTACGCACGTGAAACCCCGTTCCCAGATATTTCGAGACCGGTCGTCGCACTTCCCCCGTGGATCACCGGTCGCCCACAGGCTCCCCGTCCGCGGGCACACGTGCTGTCGCTGCGCTTCGGCATCATCGTCGTCGGGTGCAACTTGCCAGTACGCTTGACGCGGAGTTTACACGACAGGGCGCCAGACGCCAGTGTGGATTCGAACACTCGCACCACGAGGTGCGGGGGCATGGGGGGACATGTCCGGCCTGACTTTTCGCGAAGCCATGGGTTCCTTGTCGAGCTCGCAGAAGAGCCGAGCGGGCGTCTCGCTGTATTCGCGGTACATCAACCGTCCCGTCGGTCGCGTCTTCGCGGCGGCAGCGGCCTCCGCCGGGGTATCGCCGAACGGCGTGACGGCCGTCTCTGCGCTCTGCACCGCACTGGGTCTGGTCGTGCTCGTCCTCAGCCCCGCCGGCTGGGTCACCGGTCTGGCTGTCGCGATCCTCCTGGCGCTCGGGTTCGCCCTGGACTCCGCGGACGGTCAGGTCGCACGATTGACCGGACGCGGCAGTCTCGCGGGAGAGTGGCTCGACCACGTCGTGGATGCGGGCAAGATGGTCGCGGTCCACGCCGCGGTTTTGATCGCGGCGGCGGCTCAGGGGCTCCTGGCCGGGGCGTGGCTGCTGCTTCCTCTCGCCTACATGCTCGTCGCGGTCGTGCTGTTCTCGGGAATGACGATCTTCGAACTGCTCCGCCGCACACGGCCGCATCAGGCCGATCCACCCCGGTCTCCCTCGACGATCCGCGCGCTCGGACTCCTGCCGGCGGACTATGGCATCCTCGCTCTCGCCTTCCTTCTGTGGGGCTCATCGCAGATCTTCTTCGCCGTCTACGCCGCGCTGGGCGCCTTGACCGCCCTCATCACGATCGCGCTGCTCATCAAATGGTTCCGGGTCCTGCAACGGACCGGCTGACCGATCGAGATCAGGGCGTCTCACGCGTGTCGCGTCGGTAGTGGAACACCGCGACGGGGATGAACAGGACCGGAGCGGAAATCGCGTTCGCTCCGAATCCGAGGACGAGGCTCCACTCGTCTCCGCCGAGGGCGTAGCCGATGAGGAATCCGGCCGTCGTGGCCGACGCGATGCCGATGCGGACCAGAGTGACCGCGGATTGATGATCGAGCACGCGCAGCACGATGCCGTGGATGCCCGACCAGCCCGTCAGGATGGTCGACGCCCCGACCAGCACCATGCCGAGGAGAAGGTCCGCGCGCTCGACTCCGGCCGGCGCCCACCCCGTGAACCAGATGACGCCGGTGAGGATCGCGACGACGGCGGTCGCCAGGAGCCCGAGCCGGATGCTGGCGCGCCAGCCGCGAGCGATGACCGCCGACGCCTGCCGGTAGTCGACATGCGTGGCCCCGTCGGCGATGATGTTCGTCGTCGCCGCCGCGAAGGCCAGATTCAGCGGTCCGAGAAGGGTCTGTGCGAGCCGCACTCCGCCGATCAGGTCGTTCGCGCCGGAGCCGGCGAGCACGAACAGCGGCAGGGAGACGATGAACTGGCCGACGACGAAGTCGAGCGTCTGCCAGGCCGCCGACGAGCGGTAGCGGCGGTACGGATACGCCCCGACGCGCAACGGAACCTGCGGAAGGACAACGGCAGCCGCGATCGCGCACGAGACGCCGATGACGAACATGAACGACAGCGGCGTGGCGGCGAGAAGGGGCAGCGCCGTCGCCGAGACGAGCGTCAAGCGGAGGCCGTCGCCCGCGGCGACGGCCCAGCGCCGGCCCGAGCCGATGGCGCGATAGCGGACCCAGTCGTAGAACACCGGGACCGCGCCGGCGAGGCCGATGAGCCCTGCCTCGGCGGGAGCGGCCCCGGTCGAACTGATCGCGATCGCGGCCACCGCGAGGGCGGACAGCGAGGAGACGACCACCATGTATCGCGCAGGCACCAGCGATGCGGAGTCCGTCCGCTGGAAGATCAGCGCGGGCTGGTAGAGGGCAGCCCGCGACCCTCCGACCGCGAGCACGCTGGCAAGCGTCAGAATCGAGAACGAGGTGAAGGCCGGCGGATCCATCCTGACCGCGGCGATCAGCATGGGCACCGCCCCCGCAGCGCTGGAGAGGATCTGCGCGATCGTCAGCGGGCGGGGAAGCCGCAGACGACGCCGGCTCATTTCGCCGCCGCTCGGATCGCGGCCTCCAGGTTGGCGCCGACGGCCTCGACGCCGAACCGGTCCGGCGGTGCGGACGCGATCTTCAGTTGCGTTGCGAGATGCGCATCGTCGCGGAGGAAGCTCGCGAGAACCGCCGCCAGCGCCCGGGTCTCGACAGGGTCGACGGCGACGGCGGCAGCGCCCGAACGGACGATCTCCTCGGCTGCACCATCGCGCGTGGACAGCACGACGGGACGCCGGGCGTTCACCGCCTCGAAGCCCGCGAGCGAGCGGTAATCCCCTTGCGTCGGGCAGACCACGACTTGCGCGCGCGCGTAATCGGCGGCCACCTCGTCATGCGACCTCCGGCCGTGGAACCGGACCCGCTCGGCGAGCCCGAGCTCGGCGACCTGCTGCTGAAGCGCCGCGCGCTCCGGCCCGTCGCCGACGACATCCAGCGTCCAGTCGCGTGCGTGCTCGGGGAGGAGGGCCAGGGCGGCGAGGAGGAGGTGGAGCCCTTTCCGGCGCTGAAGGCTGTTGAGGAACAGAAAGCGCACGGGGCCGCCGTCGTCCGAACCAGTTGACGCCTCCCCCGGCTGAGATGTCAGGTATGGCCCGACGCGCAGCCGCTCTGCAGGGATGCCGAGCCGCTCCCGCGCGTACTGTGCCGTCCGATCGTTGCTCACCAGAACGACGTGGGACCGACGCGCAAACGCCCTCTTGACCGTCGTCGCGAGTCGGCCGTCACGTCCACCGCGGAACGACGGGTCGGATTCGATCAGCTGAACGACTCGGCGTCGTCGGAGGTGCGCCACGGTCGCCGATACCAGCGCCGTGGGGGTGAACTCGACGATGACGACGACATCCGTCGGACGCCGCAGCATCCGCCACGCCGTCCCGGGCGTCGGGACCCGGAGGTTTCCGGTGTACGTGAACTCTCCCACCCGACGGTCCCGTCGACGCACCCAGAAGCGCAGGTCGGGGGCGAGCGGAAGCTCAGGGTACCGCTCGACGGGATATTCCTCCCTCACGAGAACGGCGGCGCCCGGAAACCTCGCGGCGAACTGCCCGAGGACCTCACGGAAGTACGCGAGATCGCCTTCGAACCCGAACGCGCCGCTCACCCACACCACTCGCAGGTGATCGGACGCTGGCACCCGGCCCTCCCTCGACCCCGTGTTGATCGAGCGCGACGGCAATCGGCGGTCGGCGAGGCGCGCTCGAGTGGATCATAACCGCTGACCAGCGAAAAACTCGTGGCTAGGATGTGGCTCATGGGCGGACGACGCAGTCTCGCCGGCTTCACGGGCGCCGGCTATGACAAGGGACGCGGCATCGCCTGGCAGGCGGCGTGGCAGCTGGCCTCCAGCCTCCTCGTCATGCCCTGGTTCGTGCCTGCCAAGCTCCGCGTCAAGGTTCTCCGAGCGTTCGGAGCGAGGATCGGCGACGGAGTGAACTTCCGTTCCGGCGTCCGCGTCCACTGGCCCTGGAAGCTCACGATCGGCGACCATGCGTGGATCGGCGAACGCGCGTGGATCCTCAATCTCGAACCGGTGATGATCGGCAGCGACGTCTGCATCTCACAGGGAGTGTTCCTCTGCACCGGCAGCCACGACCGGCACTCCCCCACCTTCGAGTTCGACAACGGCCCGATCACCATCGAGGACGGCGCCTGGGTCGCGGCGCGCGCGACCGTCCTGCGTGGCGTGACCGTGGGCAGGGATGCCGTCGTAGGGGCGACGGCACTGGTCACGTCGGACGTCGCGCCCGGAGCCGTCGTCCTGGCACCGCGGGCGTCCGTTCGCGGTGCCGTGGAATCGACCGGATGAAGATCCTCGCAATCGTCACGCTCGTCAGCCCGCTGGGCGAGTACGGCGGACCGACCCGTGTCGCGATCAATCAGCTGCTCGCGCTTCAGGAGCGGGGGCATCAGGTCGTGCTCGCGGGGACGCAGCGAGGCTTCGATGCAAGCGTCCCCACGGAGCTCGAAGGCGTGCCGGCCAAGCTCTTCCCGGCCCGCACGATCCTGCCCGGAAGCGGATTCGCGGGGCTCGGCTCGCCAGAGCTGTGGAGGGCGGTCCACCGCCACGCGCGGGAGTTCGATGTGATCCATGTGCATGCCGCGCGCGACCTCGTGACGCTCCCATCGGCGCTCATCGCGCTCGCACGCAGGGTCCCGATCGTGGTGCAGACGCACGGCATGATCGACGAGACGAGCCATCCTCTCGCCATCCCCCTCGATCTCGCGCTGACACGCCCCGTCCTCACGCGCGCCAAGATCGTCGCGTATCTGACGTCCCGTGAGCGGGCATCGCTGGAGGTCGTCTCCCGTGGCGGGGCGAGACTGGAGGAGCTTCCCAACGGGGTTCCGCTCGCGACTCAGGGCACCACCACCGGCCCCGCCGGCGTGCTGTATCTGGCTCGCCTCGCCGCCCGCAAGCACCCGGTCGCGTTCGTCGAGGCGGCTGCGCGCCTCGCGCCGGAGTTCCCCGAAGCCGCCTTCGCGCTCGTCGGACCCGACGAAGGCGAAGGCGCGCCCGTCCTCGCGGCGATCTCCTCTTCTGGACACGCCGATCGCATCCGCTGGGAGGGTCCCGTCGGCATGAGCGGGGCGGCGGAACGGATGCGGAGGGCCACGGTATACGTACTGCCCAGTGTGGACGAGCCCTACCCGATGTCGGTGCTCGAGGCGATGTCGGTCGGGCTGCCCGTCGTCGTCACCGACACCTGCGGCCTCGCGTCGTTCGTGCGGGACCATGACGCGGGCCTCGTGACGGACGACACGGTCGAGAGCCTCGCGGACGCCCTCCGCATCCTGCTCGCCGACCCCGGCCGAGCCGCCGCGATGGGCGCTCGGGGGAGGAATGCCGTGCGATCGGAGCGCAGCATGGCCGCCATCGCCCAGCGCCTCGAGGCTTTCTACCGCTAGCCTGACCGCGCGTCCGCCGCATCGGGATCGGACGGTGGTGACGGATCCGGCTCCGCAGCGGCTCGCTGCGCCCTGGGGCCGCTGACCACCATGATGCAGACGATGGTGAGGAACAACGCCCCTGTCGCCTGCAGGAGCGATCCGCGCAGGAGGATCGTCATGAACACCGGCAGGATTCCTCCGACGATGGCCCACACTCCGCCGGCACGGAAGGCGGGTACCGTTCGGCTGTCCATCACGCGCAGGACGACGCCGATGAGCAGGAAGGCGATCACGACCGCGATGATGCCGCCGTTCACGAGCGCCTCGGCCCACGTCGGTGCCGAGAGATTGTCGAATGCATATCCTCGGTACTCGGCCAGCAGGATGCCGGTATCCGTCGGCTTGTTCGCCCACAGAGCGCGAGGGACCCAGAACAGGACGCTCCCGGCGAACTGACTCAACGGCGTGACGAGACCATCCAGCCAGTACGACAGGGCGTTGGCGACCTGCCAGAACGCGTCGTAGTCCGGGTTGGACAGGTACTCGGCGAAGAATCCGGATCGCGTGCTCACCTCCCCGCCCGCGCGGCGGAACGCGTCGGCGATCGGGAACACGAACAGGAACCCGGCGATCGCCGCCAGCATGGTGATCCGCGCCCGTCGGCGCGTGGCGACCGCACCAGCGAAGACGGCGAGGGCGAAGACGACGGTCCCGAACGAGTACCTCGCGCTCGTGACGGGATTGACGATGAGCAGGAGGATCCCCGCACCCGCGACAGCGCCGATCAGAGCGAGGCGACGGCTCTGGTCATTGCTGGCGGTGCGACGAAGCTGGGCCAGGGCGCCGACCGAGACGAGCAGGGGATAGATTCCGCTCGCGAAGACCACGCTGCGCACCGCGGGGTCGGGCCACACCGCCGCGCGCGCCGCAGTGGCCGCATCCCGGCTGCCGAGCAGGGCGACCGCCCCGAGCCGCGACAGGACGTAGCCGCTCAGGGCGAGCGATATGAGCGAGAGCACGACGGTGCCCCAGCTGCTGACCGAGCGGACTCCGACTCGTCGCCCCTCCCCATGCCGACGGCTTTCACGCAGCAGCCACAGCAGACGCCCGATCTCGTAGCAGAGGACTCCGAGCAGGACGACTCCCGCCGTCGGCATGTCGAGACCGGTATCCACCCCCGGCGTCGTCGTCGATGTCAGCCCGGACAGGATCTGGGCGGTCGGCGCGATCCCCATGAAGATGTAGACGAACAGCCAGAAGAAGAAATCGAACAGCCTCGGGGTTCCCCGCACCCAGAGGAAGGAGAGCCGGATCCCGGCCCACACCACGAGCGCGAGCGTCATGATCCAGGCGTCGCTGCGCGGCAGGTCGGCGACGTCGGCGACGAGGAACGCAGGGATCCCCACCGACAGGACCGCGAGCGAGGTCACCAGGAACAGGATGCGCAGTCCTCGTCGCAACTCGTCGCCGGCGCCGTCGGCCGCGCGGGGGGCCACTGGCCCGGAGACAGAGCGCCCGGGCCGCGGGCTGGGTTGCGGAAACTGATCGGTTCGCGTCATCGGGCGCCGTCCACAGGGTGTTCGCAGGGGCTGAGCGCTCAGTCCGGGGTTGTAGATTTCTCTGCGGTTGGGGGGAATTA
This genomic window contains:
- a CDS encoding DapH/DapD/GlmU-related protein; this translates as MGGRRSLAGFTGAGYDKGRGIAWQAAWQLASSLLVMPWFVPAKLRVKVLRAFGARIGDGVNFRSGVRVHWPWKLTIGDHAWIGERAWILNLEPVMIGSDVCISQGVFLCTGSHDRHSPTFEFDNGPITIEDGAWVAARATVLRGVTVGRDAVVGATALVTSDVAPGAVVLAPRASVRGAVESTG
- a CDS encoding LamG-like jellyroll fold domain-containing protein — its product is MRTRFFASVAAVAALAIGMIALPPAEEAEALSPDLPFSADALPTWQTNGVVWQVAVSRGRAVVGGTFSQIRPGAGQSGSARNLTSLAILNAATGEPDACQLPVAFSGGTAAVYAVKAAPDGNTVFVGGQFTSVGGVAVSRLAEINVATCTVTPFRVSGISNYVLEIEPSNDSVYFGGVFQTVAGQTRRSFAKVNRAGALQTAFVANASGATEELYSTTVVPGKNARGDALQLSPDGTRLAIGGDWFDINGSASHSFAVVDSTTGAVLRTWPANTVGNTSRTKMISSDGTRFFVAQEGFAGFDGALAYNWSDYSQAWRDNCAGAFQAILPYQGLLFEAHHHHDCGAMGMFPDGRRTFLSVTHAADPTQLHIGWLPELNDGTGEGIGPRTLAIGPGTNGTPYLWVGGEFTRVNGASQQGLTRFSPTDTGAPPVPTVAARAITPNAIQVNIRGVYDPDDSDITYAVYRGTNTTTPVWTGVAQSKHWYRHQATFVDTNVSPGTSYSYRVRAIDRANNQSALTGTVTATASATGSVYASTVIADQPRLYYRYDDTTNAQWIIDSAGQTVVGLNGLAQNGVDRNAAGAIPNDASRSATFTDTQASGLPQYIWNDVIAPGPTVYSVETWFRTTSTTGGALANYGSSNGRPRSDNGTDRTSGTVDRVVYMENGTGFLRFGVRAGFGTTTLRSLTPFNDGQWHHVVGTQGAGGMRLYVDGVLQAQNATTGSGTYTGTWHVGGDSLNGYPSAGNTLVNRYFDGQLDETAVYYQALSLQQVQNHFNVGTGFVDTVAPTPPLGVGASFDGANVDVAWSASTDNVGVAGYRVYRGTTAGFTPAADTLRGTASGTTFEDVAPPPGTFYYKVVAFDGANNASVASAASAAVTVVDGVPPSTPTGVSAVAAGQAADVSWTASTDNAGVTGYALYRGSDAGFVPSADTLIQANVAGTSYHDEPLSEGTWYYKVTARDAAGNVSGASSAASVVIVAPDNTAPSVPTGLTATVEGGNNVELNWNASTDNVGVTGYIVYRGTTAGFTANDASRIGNAMQTTFTDSARPQGTWYYKVAATDASSNVSAASAAANAVVTSPPAPPTTQTIVTSADSMAAAVNPTFAYGTTNQLSSRFNTTIESFLRFDLPAAPAGQVLTSATISLRTSTDPTAGSTDIHEFRLSSGTWQESTITWNNRPTTVSAAVLGQLTGATAVNTPYTATLSPSDLAPLAGTSVTLRLSSAAGSDNVRLWSREATAADYRPTLTLVYTTP
- a CDS encoding glycosyltransferase family 4 protein: MPASDHLRVVWVSGAFGFEGDLAYFREVLGQFAARFPGAAVLVREEYPVERYPELPLAPDLRFWVRRRDRRVGEFTYTGNLRVPTPGTAWRMLRRPTDVVVIVEFTPTALVSATVAHLRRRRVVQLIESDPSFRGGRDGRLATTVKRAFARRSHVVLVSNDRTAQYARERLGIPAERLRVGPYLTSQPGEASTGSDDGGPVRFLFLNSLQRRKGLHLLLAALALLPEHARDWTLDVVGDGPERAALQQQVAELGLAERVRFHGRRSHDEVAADYARAQVVVCPTQGDYRSLAGFEAVNARRPVVLSTRDGAAEEIVRSGAAAVAVDPVETRALAAVLASFLRDDAHLATQLKIASAPPDRFGVEAVGANLEAAIRAAAK
- a CDS encoding CDP-alcohol phosphatidyltransferase family protein; the protein is MGSLSSSQKSRAGVSLYSRYINRPVGRVFAAAAASAGVSPNGVTAVSALCTALGLVVLVLSPAGWVTGLAVAILLALGFALDSADGQVARLTGRGSLAGEWLDHVVDAGKMVAVHAAVLIAAAAQGLLAGAWLLLPLAYMLVAVVLFSGMTIFELLRRTRPHQADPPRSPSTIRALGLLPADYGILALAFLLWGSSQIFFAVYAALGALTALITIALLIKWFRVLQRTG
- a CDS encoding glycosyltransferase, with product MKILAIVTLVSPLGEYGGPTRVAINQLLALQERGHQVVLAGTQRGFDASVPTELEGVPAKLFPARTILPGSGFAGLGSPELWRAVHRHAREFDVIHVHAARDLVTLPSALIALARRVPIVVQTHGMIDETSHPLAIPLDLALTRPVLTRAKIVAYLTSRERASLEVVSRGGARLEELPNGVPLATQGTTTGPAGVLYLARLAARKHPVAFVEAAARLAPEFPEAAFALVGPDEGEGAPVLAAISSSGHADRIRWEGPVGMSGAAERMRRATVYVLPSVDEPYPMSVLEAMSVGLPVVVTDTCGLASFVRDHDAGLVTDDTVESLADALRILLADPGRAAAMGARGRNAVRSERSMAAIAQRLEAFYR